One region of Citrus sinensis cultivar Valencia sweet orange chromosome 6, DVS_A1.0, whole genome shotgun sequence genomic DNA includes:
- the LOC102628550 gene encoding uncharacterized protein LOC102628550, which produces MGGVTSTIAAKFAFFPPNPPSYKLVTDESCGGRLYIPEVPRRDNVDVLKVRTRRGTDIVAVHIKHPKSTATVLYSHGNAADLGQMFELFVELSNRLRVNLMGYDYSGYGQSTGKPTECNTYADIDAAYKCLKEQYGVKDEQLILYGQSVGSGPTVDLASRLPNLRGVVLHSPILSGMRVLYPVKRTYWFDIYKNIDKIGMVNCPVMVVHGTTDEVVDCSHGKQLYELCKVKYEPLWINGGGHCNLELYPEFIRHLKKFVLSLGKSKTATNASKNPTADSANQSKTSDSGPSDTFELGADLPEVSRNSLDSRLEKSKKSNKPEKSRMSTDHVDRFRRKKRLVW; this is translated from the exons atgGGAGGAGTTACCTCGACGATCGCCGCGAAGTTCGCTTTTTTCCCGCCGAATCCGCCGTCGTACAAATTGGTGACGGACGAGTCGTGCGGAGGTAGGCTTTACATTCCAGAGGTTCCGAGGAGGGACAACGTCGACGTTTTGAAGGTACGCACTCGCCGTGGAACCGACATCGTGGCCGTTCATATCAAGCACCCGAAATCGACGGCCACGGTTTTGTATTCTCATGGAAATGCAGCTGATTTGGGCCAGATGTTTGAGCTCTTTGTTGAATTAAGTAATCGCCTTCGCGTTAATCTCATGGG GTATGATTACTCTGGCTATGGACAATCAACTGGAAAG CCGACTGAATGTAATACATATGCAGACATAGATGCAGCATATAAGTGCCTCAAGGAGCAGTATGGAGTTaaagatgaacaattaatattatacGGTCAATCTGTTGGTAGTGGACCTACTGTTGATCTTGCTTCGCGCTTGCCAAACCTGAGAGGGGTAGTTTTGCATAGCCCAATATTATCTGGTATGAGGGTATTGTACCCTGTCAAGAGGACATATTGGTTCGACATTTACAAG aatATTGACAAAATCGGCATGGTGAACTGTCCTGTTATGGTTGTTCAT GGAACTACAGATGAAGTTGTTGATTGTTCTCACGGGAAACAGCTTTATGAACTTTGCAAAGTAAAGTATGAACCTTTATGGATAAATGGAGGAGGACATTGCAATCTTGAACTTTATCCAGAATTCATCAGACATCTGAAGAAATTTGTGTTATCACTTGGGAAATCTAAAACagcaactaatgcttcaaaaAATCCAACGGCAGACTCTGCTAATCAGAGCAAAACGTCTGACAGTGGTCCATCAGATACTTTCGAATTGGGTGCTGACCTTCCCGAGGTTTCTAGAAACAGTTTAGATAGTCGACTTGAGAAGTCTAAGAAGTCAAACAAGCCGGAAAAGTCTCGGATGAGCACTGACCATGTTGATAGGTTTAGGAGAAAGAAGCGCTTAGTGTGGTAA
- the LOC102628254 gene encoding uncharacterized protein LOC102628254: protein MYKLLPQFDNLTSQVSVSEPANFFSEAVFAGGNFLDLEAAFGRLNGVMRTATGYCGGTLKKPTYREVCEGITGHTEAVKVFYDKQTISYKSLCDIFWETHDPTNRNYLNFGLSTHLKSAIYYCNEEERKQAQESKIRRQMKLNKRIVTKIIQFDSEFCMAENQFQKNYLQKCCWLCESLSLRSTVQFVESNIACKLNGILAMDGSSVTDELTRFMISNNELPRQTKMALEEAIEDLRKNNNN, encoded by the exons ATGTACAAATTACTTCCTCAATTCGATAATTTAACTTCACAAGTTTCTGTCTCTGAACCAGCAAATTTCTTCAGTGAAGCAGTATTTGCAGGAG GTAATTTTTTGGATCTTGAAGCAGCATTTGGACGCTTAAATGGAGTCATGAGAACTGCTACAGGTTATTGCGGAGGCACCCTCAAAAAACCAACATATAGAgag gTTTGTGAAGGAATAACAGGCCACACTGAAGCCGTGAAAGTCTTTTACGATAAGCAGACAATATCATACAAATCGCTCTGTGATATTTTCTGGGAAACTCATGATCCCACTAATAGAAATTACCTT aaTTTTGGTTTAAGTACACACTTGAAATCGGCTATATATTACTGCAATGAAGAAGAGAGGAAGCAAGCTCAGGAATCGAAGATTAGACGGCAGATGAAGCTGAACAAGAGAATTGTGAccaaaataatacaatttgaTTCTGAATTTTGCATGGCGGAGAACCAATTTCAGAAAAACTATTTGCAGAAATGTTGCTGGCTTTGTGAGAGTTTGAGTCTAAGGAGCACCGTACAATTCGTGGAGTCAAACATTGCTTGCAAACTCAATGG GATTTTGGCTATGGATGGGAGTTCGGTTACCGACGAGCTAACAAGGTTTATGATAAGCAACAATGAGTTACCAAGACAAACCAAGATGGCTTTGGAAGAAGCCATTGAGGatctaagaaaaaataataataattaa
- the LOC102627173 gene encoding LEAF RUST 10 DISEASE-RESISTANCE LOCUS RECEPTOR-LIKE PROTEIN KINASE-like 1.4 produces the protein MGLRLHLHLGPSMIGLFFFVINIIFVYVPPPVSANYEEYKNCSAPFRCANRDDIGYPFWGGNRPEYCGYPGFELNCEEDFPEMKILNITYKILKIDKVPRILTVAREDYWDKYCPSNLVDTTLNFSLFNYAPATGNLTLYYGCPANFMNDMLVKPLLDPYEFRCNSDESNAADNYYYSWEFSSIFNNSLIEAVKAYLGTCGKSVLLPLQQPTVEYLVKNPASENLDRALREGFGLQWFANNSLCDTCEQSKGECAYSARTGQFNCYCPDKAYADSCPPQEGKNGISTGAGIGIALGSAAAVILGLIFFCIIRRRRKTAAYAKSRDLKTPPSSASGATATTSAATTTTTNSSQSIPSYPYSITDLERGSSYFGAKVFSCSELEEATDNFNSSKQLGDGGFGAVYLGILRDGRIVAVKRLYENNFKRIEQFMNEVEILTKLQHPNLVKLYGCTSRQSRELLLVYEYIPNGTVADHLHNRQPNSCLLPWPVRLSIAIETAGALAYLHASDVIHRDVKSNNILLDNNFRVKVADFGLSRLFPTDVTHVSTAPQGTPGYVDPDYFQCYKLTDKSDVYSFGVVLIELISGLEAVDTSRHRHDINLSNMATNKIQNGALNELVDPSLGFEKDYAVRNMVTSVAELAFRCVQQDRDMRPSMKEVLEILRETKDSNLGTSKAKVVDIRIADDAALLKKDSPLLSPDDSGTDKWVSSSDPSSSF, from the exons ATGGGACTCCGACTCCATCTCCATCTTGGTCCAAGCATGATCGGCTTGTTTTTCTTCGtcataaatatcattttcgtCTATGTTCCACCTCCTGTGTCCGCCAATTATGAGGAATATAAAAACTGCAGCGCCCCGTTTCGTTGTGCTAACAGAGACGATATTGGTTATCCCTTCTGGGGAGGAAATCGTCCAGAATATTGTGGCTACCCGGGATTTGAGTTGAATTGCGAGGAAGATTTTCCTGAGATGAAAATCTTAAACATTACTTACAAAATCCTGAAGATCGATAAAGTGCCGCGGATTCTCACTGTTGCTAGAGAAGATTACTGGGACAAATACTGTCCATCAAACTTGGTCGATACTACTCtgaatttctctctttttaattatgctcCCGCCACAGGCAACTTGACTCTCTACTACGGCTGTCCTGCCAACTTTATGAATGATATGTTAGTGAAGCCGTTGCTGGATCCCTATGAGTTCCGTTGCAACTCAGATGAATCAAACGCCGCAGATAACTACTATTACTCCTGGGAATTTAGTAGTATCTTCAATAACAGCTTAATTGAGGCCGTGAAAGCTTACCTCGGAACGTGTGGGAAGAGCGTTCTGCTGCCTCTGCAGCAACCAACAGTTGAGTATTTGGTGAAAAATCCGGCTTCGGAAAATCTGGATAGAGCTCTTCGGGAAGGTTTTGGGCTGCAATGGTTTGCAAATAATAGTCTCTGCGACACGTGTGAACAATCAAAAGGAGAGTGTGCGTATTCTGCTAGGACGGGTCAATTCAATTGTTATTGCCCTGATAAAGCTTATGCCGATTCCTGTCCACCCCAAGAAG GGAAGAATGGGATCTCAACCGGAGCAG GAATTGGTATCGCACTTGGATCCGCTGCTGCTGTTATTCTGGgactcattttcttttgcattATACGAAGGAGAAGGAAAACTGCAGCCTATGCTAAAAGCAGAGACCTCAAAACACCTCCTTCAAGTGCAAGCGGAGCTACAGCTACAACAtcagcagcaacaacaacaacaactaaTTCCTCGCAAAGCATCCCTTCTTATCCCTACTCAATAACTGATCTTGAAAGGGGAAGCTCTTACTTTGGAGCTAAAGTCTTCAGCTGTTCTGAACTCGAAGAAGCTACCGACAATTTCAACTCATCTAAGCAACTCGGAGATGGAGGCTTTGGAGCAGTTTATCTCG GTATCCTCAGGGATGGCCGCATAGTTGCAGTAAAGCGGTTATACGAGAACAATTTCAAGCGTATTGAGCAATTCATGAATGAAGTTGAGATTCTTACAAAGTTGCAGCATCCAAACCTTGTCAAATTATACGGATGCACATCAAGACAAAGCCGGGAGCTGCTCCTGGTTTATGAGTACATTCCCAATGGAACAGTAGCAGATCATCTTCACAACAGGCAGCCGAACTCTTGCTTGCTCCCTTGGCCTGTTCGTTTGAGCATTGCCATTGAAACAGCTGGTGCACTTGCTTACCTACATGCTTCAGATGTCATTCACCGCGATGTCAAATCCAACAATATTCTCTTGGACAACAATTTCCGGGTAAAGGTTGCAGATTTTGGGCTATCAAGATTGTTTCCGACTGATGTTACACATGTCTCAACAGCTCCACAGGGGACCCCTGGCTATGTTGATCCTGATTATTTCCAGTGCTACAAGCTCACTGACAAGAGTGACGTGTACAGCTTCGGGGTTGTTCTAATTGAGCTCATCTCAGGGTTAGAAGCTGTGGACACTAGTAGGCACCGGCATGATATAAACTTGTCTAACATGGCAACTAACAAGATTCAGAATGGCGCATTGAATGAGCTTGTTGATCCATCTCTGGGGTTTGAAAAGGATTATGCTGTGAGAAACATGGTGACTTCAGTGGCAGAATTGGCTTTCAGGTGCGTGCAACAAGACAGAGACATGAGGCCTTCAATGAAAGAAGTGTTGGAGATTTTGAGGGAGACCAAGGATTCAAATCTTGGAACGTCAAAGGCCAAGGTGGTGGATATTAGGATAGCGGATGATGCTGCGCTTTTGAAGAAAGATTCTCCTTTGCTGTCACCAGATGACTCTGGGACTGATAAATGGGTTAGCAGCTCCGATCCATCCAGTTCCTTCTAG
- the LOC102627959 gene encoding uncharacterized protein LOC102627959 → MATLQKVKLLATQCAVAGSPTRSPTASPVIHLRRRKTLRMLLNRRRFPRQDNDDLGREVADELPEIKNKKIRAKLKDLFVSSPPFEERDSESSGSGDRQGLLPVTGTVGSGSATRRGSAGSLRPVSATFRYRLLRRAWRPMLVTIPE, encoded by the coding sequence ATGGCAACTCTTCAAAAAGTCAAGCTTTTAGCGACCCAGTGCGCCGTCGCCGGCAGCCCCACGAGGAGCCCGACCGCGAGCCCCGTCATCCACCTCCGCCGCCGCAAGACACTCCGAATGCTACTCAATCGTCGCCGATTTCCTCGCCAGGACAACGACGATTTGGGCCGGGAAGTCGCCGATGAGTTACCGGAGATCAAGAACAAGAAGATTAGAGCCAAGTTGAAGGACTTGTTCGTCTCGTCGCCGCCGTTTGAGGAGAGAGACTCGGAGAGTAGTGGCAGTGGAGATAGACAAGGGCTTTTACCGGTTACCGGGACTGTGGGTAGCGGTTCAGCTACGAGGCGAGGCTCGGCCGGTTCGCTTCGACCGGTTTCGGCTACTTTTCGGTATAGACTTTTGAGAAGAGCTTGGCGACCCATGCTTGTTACTATCCCAGAGTAA